The Penaeus chinensis breed Huanghai No. 1 chromosome 21, ASM1920278v2, whole genome shotgun sequence genome has a window encoding:
- the LOC125036536 gene encoding uncharacterized protein LOC125036536: protein MAASESISYPSCSSSSSSLNSLNTALRDALARALDKGRASTGETRERMNHYYTCSVETVRNKVSGKSRRWKDLPGMQEAREKALEGLKGAGRVLACFVGGRDGGSPRATYQRLDNDLDEANELTYSSTSPSTSPSTSSSPSPSTSSSTSPSEPLPRLRARVAFELSRAGKWLVAGLQGYAESVNPTMAYDAQARHRLHVASSGYPTTFPYAL, encoded by the exons ATGGCAGCCAGTGAATCCATCTCTtacccttcctgctcctcctcctcctcttccttgaatTCATTGAACACCGCCCTTCGCGACGCCCTCGCCCGCGCCCTCGACAAAGGGCGGGCTTCCACGggcgagacgagggagaggatgaaCCATTACTACACCTGCAGCGTGGAGACAGTGAGAAACAAGGTCTCCGGTAAGTCTAGGAGATGGAAGGATCTCCCAGGGATGCAGGAGGCGCGCGAGAAGGCGCTGGAAGGACTTAAGGGCGCCGGGAGGGTCCTCGCGTGCTTCGtcggaggaagggacggaggctCGCCCAGGGCCACGTATCAGCGACTGGATAATGACTTG GATGAAGCTAACGAGCTGACCTACAGCTCGACCTCGCCCTCTACTTCCCCTTCGACCTCGTCGTCACCCTCGCCTtcgacctcgtcctccacctcgccctcggagcccctccctcgcctccgcgCCCGCGTCGCCTTCGAGTTGTCCAGGGCGGGCAAGTGGCTGGTGGCTGGCCTTCAAGGTTATGCTGAATCTGTCAATCCTACCATGGCCTACGACGCCCAAGCCAGGCACAGGCTACACGTCGCCAGTTCGGGCTATCCAACTACCTTTCCTTATGCCTTGTGA